In the Mycoplasmoides gallisepticum genome, one interval contains:
- a CDS encoding FIVAR domain-containing protein: MKRKNILKFVSLLGIGSFVMLAAASCTQASTPTPTPTPNPEPKPDPMPNPPSGGMNGGNTNPGGGQNMMDAAAQELTAAKKVLSDLIGEESKTVELYADYAKIKADLTSAYAVAKTTSDSSTSTLDQVKTATSTLQTAIDAAVKARTDFDAVNGPLVAAYNALKETLKNEKSNLDLVMAAEFAAIKNNLDSLYQTAKTLVEGTLQPKMENSPQVEAVNQANQAIVDATRMLETRKNNASTLNTSFLKETLKSASLSAATGDNATTVQQQPGDYSFVAYASDITSPNWNFAQRTVWTADTKLVTSPLPNNSQNSAPLTDVSWIYSLTRTDAKYTLTFNYYGPDTAYLYFPYKLVKGADKNNIGLQYKLNDGNFEQINFAPTQPVESESESAATEPARSTMPQSARENQTSEENMTAASQLNPTLTVSDINVAKVTLSNLKFGSNTIEFSVPTQAEDEMPKVAPMIGNMYLTSSDSDVNKNKIYDDLFGNNSVQQDNKTAVTVDLLKGYSLATSWRTYIRQFTGLTGNGAQTSDPVYLIGLIGGSGNRTVASAQMNKKNNPHVNGDTRTFTIHVNAPVNGNYHISGAYLQGSTSARSLKFSTGEMAQNVVTVTNLKQDNWTALGHFDTNKMDSTTVSGTDEQMKKTLTLNKGLNKIILSGVSNRDTPFIGNLTFTLESNQTTGE; encoded by the coding sequence GTGAAAAGAAAAAACATTTTAAAGTTTGTTAGTTTATTAGGTATTGGTTCGTTTGTAATGTTAGCAGCTGCTAGCTGTACTCAAGCTAGCACTCCAACTCCTACCCCAACACCTAACCCTGAACCAAAACCAGATCCAATGCCAAACCCTCCTAGCGGCGGTATGAATGGTGGAAATACTAATCCAGGTGGTGGACAAAATATGATGGATGCTGCAGCTCAAGAATTAACTGCTGCTAAAAAAGTTTTAAGTGATTTAATTGGTGAAGAATCTAAGACTGTTGAATTATATGCAGACTATGCAAAAATTAAAGCTGACTTGACTTCTGCGTACGCAGTTGCTAAAACGACTTCAGATAGTTCAACATCAACTTTAGATCAAGTTAAAACAGCAACATCAACGTTACAAACAGCAATTGATGCAGCAGTTAAAGCTAGAACAGATTTCGATGCAGTTAATGGTCCATTAGTGGCTGCATATAATGCTTTAAAAGAAACATTAAAAAATGAAAAATCTAATTTAGATCTAGTAATGGCTGCTGAATTCGCAGCAATTAAAAACAATCTTGATAGTTTATATCAAACTGCTAAAACGCTTGTTGAAGGAACACTTCAGCCTAAGATGGAAAATAGCCCTCAAGTTGAAGCTGTAAATCAAGCTAATCAAGCAATTGTTGATGCTACTCGAATGCTTGAAACTAGAAAAAATAATGCAAGTACACTAAATACAAGCTTCTTAAAAGAAACGCTAAAAAGTGCTTCTTTATCTGCAGCTACTGGAGATAATGCGACTACAGTCCAACAACAACCAGGTGACTATAGTTTTGTAGCTTATGCTAGTGACATAACAAGTCCAAACTGAAATTTTGCACAAAGAACAGTTTGAACAGCAGATACTAAACTTGTTACCAGCCCTTTACCTAATAATTCACAAAACTCTGCTCCTTTAACAGATGTATCATGAATTTATAGTTTAACTCGAACAGATGCAAAATATACCTTAACATTTAATTATTATGGGCCAGATACAGCTTATTTATATTTTCCTTATAAGTTAGTTAAAGGTGCCGATAAAAATAATATCGGGCTTCAATATAAATTAAACGACGGTAATTTTGAGCAAATCAATTTTGCACCAACACAACCTGTTGAATCAGAATCAGAATCAGCAGCAACTGAACCGGCTAGATCAACTATGCCTCAATCAGCACGAGAAAATCAAACTTCTGAAGAAAATATGACTGCTGCTAGCCAATTAAATCCAACTCTTACAGTAAGTGATATTAATGTTGCTAAAGTGACTTTATCTAATTTAAAGTTTGGTTCTAACACAATTGAATTTAGTGTTCCCACTCAAGCTGAAGATGAAATGCCTAAAGTCGCTCCAATGATTGGTAATATGTATTTAACTTCATCTGATAGTGATGTTAATAAAAACAAGATTTATGATGATCTTTTTGGAAATAATTCAGTTCAACAAGATAATAAAACAGCTGTTACAGTTGATTTATTAAAAGGTTATAGTCTTGCAACTAGTTGAAGAACATATATTCGTCAATTTACTGGTTTAACAGGTAATGGCGCACAAACTTCTGACCCTGTTTATTTAATTGGTTTGATTGGTGGTAGCGGGAATCGTACAGTTGCAAGCGCCCAAATGAATAAAAAAAATAATCCCCATGTGAATGGCGATACAAGAACATTCACAATACATGTAAATGCACCAGTAAACGGGAACTATCACATAAGTGGTGCGTATTTACAAGGATCGACTTCAGCAAGAAGTCTAAAATTCTCAACAGGTGAGATGGCTCAAAATGTTGTTACAGTAACAAATCTAAAACAAGATAATTGAACAGCATTAGGTCACTTTGATACTAATAAGATGGATAGTACTACTGTTTCAGGAACAGATGAACAAATGAAAAAAACTCTAACCTTAAATAAAGGTTTAAATAAAATTATCTTATCAGGTGTAAGTAATAGAGACACTCCATTTATTGGTAACCTAACATTTACTCTAGAAAGCAATCAAACGACTGGTGAATAA
- a CDS encoding FIVAR domain-containing protein yields MKRKNILKFVSLLGIGSFVMLAAASCTTPVNPTPNPTPNPEPKPNPTPNPEPKPMPNPGGGGESMDNAAQELAAARTALTSLLASKNANVEMYSDYAKIKNDLTAAYTTAEQTSQNSSATLEQVKNATSTLQTAINTANSNKQKFDQDHSELLTSYKNLKTVVGKKDAVVMELKDSKYSAILNEINSASLKAEKIIKETLDPISGEIPTSKMITDGTANIEKVINSETLMSQKENADQFANFKAYTIVKEKIMGTDDTHNQAQPANYSFVGYSVDVTGTTTAPGSETALPNWNYAQRTIFTSGDQPTKIDTPAASDETPAQPLSNVSWIYSLAGNGAKYTLDFTYYGPSTGYLYFPYKLVKNSDSVGLQYKLNNIPTETAITFGNMQNANGPTATVDSINIAKVTLSNLNFGANKIEFSVPAEKVAPMIGNMYLTSSADEANKQKIENSIFGNSVTTENNRTIISVDALSGYSLASDWSTFVGRYTDQQLTLDGKMMPDQKYYLIGYVGGNTGARNVTGITEKTNEQRSPVASTPKTRTYTFYVNAPKAGAYYIKGVFASKVRRDLKFSTGDMSSNNNVTVRQLSTNNLTTLKTFDTSATTGPTRVTTVPDNRKTLTLVEGLNKIVVSGATADMGNAPNFGYLEFILNETQPETTNVSNPS; encoded by the coding sequence GTGAAAAGAAAAAACATTTTAAAGTTTGTTAGTTTATTAGGTATTGGTTCATTTGTGATGTTGGCAGCTGCAAGCTGTACTACACCGGTCAACCCAACACCTAACCCAACACCTAACCCTGAACCAAAGCCAAATCCAACACCTAACCCTGAACCAAAGCCAATGCCAAATCCTGGTGGTGGTGGTGAAAGTATGGACAATGCTGCTCAAGAATTAGCAGCTGCTAGAACTGCTTTAACTAGTTTGTTAGCTAGCAAGAACGCAAATGTTGAGATGTATTCTGATTATGCCAAAATCAAAAACGACTTAACAGCTGCATACACAACTGCTGAACAAACTTCTCAAAATTCATCTGCTACACTAGAACAAGTAAAGAACGCTACATCAACTTTACAAACAGCTATTAATACAGCTAATAGCAATAAACAAAAATTTGATCAAGATCACAGCGAGTTACTAACATCTTACAAGAATTTAAAAACTGTAGTTGGTAAAAAAGATGCTGTTGTAATGGAGTTAAAAGATTCAAAATATAGCGCAATTTTAAATGAAATTAACTCTGCATCTTTAAAAGCTGAAAAGATCATAAAAGAAACATTAGATCCAATTAGTGGTGAGATTCCAACATCTAAGATGATTACAGATGGAACTGCTAATATCGAAAAAGTAATAAATAGCGAAACTCTTATGTCGCAAAAAGAGAACGCTGATCAGTTTGCTAATTTCAAAGCTTATACAATAGTTAAAGAAAAAATTATGGGAACTGATGATACTCATAATCAAGCACAACCAGCAAACTATAGTTTTGTAGGTTATAGCGTTGATGTAACTGGAACTACTACAGCTCCTGGTTCAGAAACAGCTCTTCCTAACTGAAACTATGCTCAGAGAACGATTTTCACAAGTGGTGATCAACCAACTAAGATTGATACTCCTGCAGCTTCAGACGAAACTCCAGCTCAACCTTTATCAAATGTTTCTTGAATTTATAGTTTAGCAGGTAATGGAGCTAAATATACGCTAGATTTCACCTACTATGGACCATCAACAGGTTATTTATATTTCCCTTATAAGTTAGTTAAAAATAGTGATAGTGTTGGTTTACAATATAAGTTAAATAATATTCCTACTGAAACAGCAATCACTTTTGGTAATATGCAAAATGCCAACGGTCCAACTGCAACAGTGGATAGTATTAATATAGCTAAAGTTACTTTATCTAATTTAAATTTTGGAGCAAACAAAATTGAATTCAGTGTTCCTGCAGAAAAAGTAGCTCCGATGATTGGTAATATGTATCTTACTTCATCAGCTGATGAAGCTAATAAACAAAAAATCGAAAATAGTATTTTTGGTAATAGTGTTACAACTGAAAATAATAGAACAATAATTTCAGTTGATGCTTTAAGTGGTTATAGTTTAGCTTCTGATTGATCAACATTTGTTGGAAGGTATACAGACCAACAGTTAACCTTAGATGGAAAAATGATGCCTGATCAAAAATATTATCTAATCGGTTATGTTGGTGGTAATACTGGCGCTCGTAATGTTACTGGGATAACAGAAAAAACAAACGAGCAAAGATCTCCAGTAGCTAGTACTCCAAAAACAAGAACTTATACATTCTATGTAAATGCTCCAAAAGCAGGTGCTTATTATATTAAAGGAGTGTTCGCTTCAAAGGTTCGTAGAGATCTTAAATTCAGTACCGGAGATATGTCTTCTAATAATAATGTAACTGTAAGACAATTGTCTACAAATAATTTAACTACATTAAAAACCTTTGATACCTCTGCAACAACAGGACCTACCCGAGTTACAACTGTTCCTGATAATAGAAAGACATTAACTCTAGTAGAAGGATTAAATAAGATAGTAGTTAGTGGAGCTACTGCAGATATGGGTAATGCTCCAAATTTTGGATATTTAGAATTTATTCTTAATGAAACCCAACCTGAAACTACTAATGTTTCAAATCCATCTTAG